The genomic stretch GGAGATAAACAGCTAATCATGTGGACcattatcaaatttaattaattaaggaaTATTGTTATTGCCCTTTTTTCTTCATCTTTCTGGTCTTATTCATTCCCATCAATTTAGTGTTGTTTTATTGCGTAGCTTAATGGATTTAATCAAATTCGGTTGTGCTCATTACATTTGTTTTTGGTGAAGAACTCATCTCAATAGATTATGACAACAAAACCACCACTCTTCTTTGTGTAGATGCAAAAGGGAAAATGATCACCAtagtatatttatttcattcaatttgaaaatataaaaataaaaataaaataggaacatgccataatattgaaattgaaatatttagTGTCGTGgattataaataaaagtaaaatgggAGGGGCAGCTGGAAAACAAAGCCATGGGGTATGAGATAGAAATACCATAAAGGTGAGGGGCAAATGTGAAAATAGCGACTGGAAAAATCGCGCTTCTCTCCGTTAAATTAGGGTTCTTATATTCGACTCGAACGCACAAATAATCTCATTCACTCTCTTCAGCCCAGTTTTTATGCAAACAAGTAAGCTTTTTATCTCTACTGTTGTAGTATGTATTAGTAATATTGTATATGTATGCAGATTTCGGAGCGAGTAATTGGTAGTCTTAGTGATGAATTGGCAAGCCATACTAGTTATTATTTTCTGGGCTAGTGCAATGTTTTCTCCATTTCATGCTAGTTTAAGCTCAAATTttggtttttaaatttttatgtgtCCTCTTCTTATGGCGATATGCTGCTTGCTTCATCAATTTACATGAGCTGCAACTGCAATAATTGAACTAATTGAACGacttctatttaattttcttaCAAAACCGTTATTGTGATTGATTTTTGTGGTGAAAAATGTAAGCTTCGGTACTTCTGTAAATTTCTTCAATATCTATTACGAGATGCTTTATAATTAATACCCTTTTAACGTTTTCCCTTAAAAATGTACTGTTTTTAGCAGAAAATGTGGGTATTTTTACATTACAAAAACTGGCATTTCATaacatggagtactattttaaaagattgtttttttaacaaaaatttGTAGTGTATATGCTCCTTGCAGCATGTGACTTCAATCTAACTTCATCCTTGTCTATCTTAGATATGAAGGATTCAAATATTTGAAGCTTTTGGACAACTTGCAGACAGGAAGAGAGGATATAATTTTGATGATCAGGCTCTGTGCTTTTTGTTAAGTCCATAGCAGGCTAGTATAGTTTGTTCTCAGTGATCAGACAGTAGaaagtaatttatttattgtgttgTATGCTGAACTGATCTGCATTTGTCTTCTGAGAGTTGAGAAGTTTTTGGAGGTGTGGGGATAGTTTGGTGCCTAAGTAACTGTGGTGTGTTGTGAAAGATAGCTAAAACGGGGTCCCTTTGTTGTGTGGCTGCAAGGCCACATGGGTCTAATGCAGCCAGCCGGGACTGGTCTGTGGGACCACACGAACCTTACTGGAGAACTAACACTAGCTTTTCTCCTCCACCTTCAAGATGGGACTTACAATTCCAACCGGAAGGAGTGTCTTTTGGTTCCCATGATGGCATTCAGTTGTATGGGTCTTCAGCATCATCAAATAGTAGAGGAAGTAGAAGTTGGGTGAGAGGAAACAATCTGATGAATCATCAGTTTCTTGTATCTGATGGCATTGGTCCCTATTTAAGTAGTCCAGCTGGCATATCTCCTTCGCAGCAATGGACACCCCCAGCAATACAAGAAATTGGCACTGATGATTATGGTGCTTCAGGGAGAGGTATGGAATGAATTTCATGTCCTCGTATATATACTGTAGAAGTCTTGATCTATTTTCTCCTTtccattttaatattatgagtTCCTAGTTTGATAACATTTGTTTACACCCTAGATCTCTTCCCTTTATACCTGACTCAAATTGTTCTGGATCACATGTATCTCATAACCTCACTATATGCTCACAGTTGAAATCCTTTACTCAGACATTCTGCTATCTTTTCAAGAattatgtaattaaaaaataacaacccaAACCTTCTGAGCCATACCATTTCCTCTGACTCATGTTTTCAAGTTGAGCAAGGGATTGGTGTACACAATTAGTGATTATACAGCTCTTACAACTAGAATTGAAGTTGAGATTGCTTCACATAAATGGGTAAACTAATATTCAAACTCATGTTATAATTTGTGAACTGTATTTGTGGAGCAAGCAATTGCATGGTTTGGTTTTAATCTTTCTCTAAGAGCTCAATATAATGATTGAAGTTTTGTCAGTAAACAAATAAGTTTGAGATTCTACAGGTTTTCTATAGAAATTTTGCCCTGACTATTGATCTTTATGGTGTAATGGTACTGCCTGATGTTTATTTCAACATCCTTTTCAGATGTAACTTGGAGGCCACTATCCTTTTCTCCCACAATGGAGGTACGCAACTGTGTTCATGTTATTGTTCTAACAACATTTAGTTGCGCTAAATGTGATGCTTACAAAACCAAACAATCTTATAGGGAACATCAGCAGCTAGGGATGGTGGAGGCTCTACATCGTCCCGATCAGATAGTAGTTGTGATTATGAGTCCATGGTCAAGTCACATACCCTTCATCGTAACCGTCGCTGCTTTATGTCTAAAGCTATTCATCCTCTGTCCCTTCCATCAGAAAGGTGCGCTAGAGAGAGTTCCAGTATTGCATCTGCTGGGCTGGCTGAGTTTGATCCTATGACTCCACAAAGAGACAGACATCATTTGAGCAGCACTAGTGGCAGCATTGATTTCACTGAAGCACCCGAGACGTTTGAATGTGATCAGTCAAACAGGTCTCGGAGCCCTGCAGATTGTTTCAGATGCGGGTTATGTGAGAGGTTCCTTTCACAGAGATCGCCGTGGAGCTCTCGTAGGATTGTCAAGAGTGGAGATATGCCAGTTGCTGGAGTCCTTTCCTGTCGCCATGTCTTCCATGCAGAGTGCTTGGACCAAACAACGCCTAAAGCTTGTAAGAGTGACCCTCCTTGTCCCATCTGCATCAAGATTGATGAAGGTAACTCCCCAGACCAGAGATTGTTTTCCAAGCTGAGGAACACCTTCCCCCGGCTCAGACCTTTCTCCGAGGGCGCGCCATCCAAGCAATGGGGCTGCGTTCAAGCAGGAGATTGTGTTGAAGGAGCATTCCACACCCCCAGTCGAAGCACATTGCTGTCCCTTAACAGGAACCAGTTGCGGAAAAACCTCTCACtcaagggaaatgcagggagaTTGAGTAAGAGTGGCTCGTTCTCGCCCCAGATTTTCACAGCATCAGGTGAACATGGTTCAGCTGGCTCCTCAAAGACAATTGGGGGTTCCAGTTTCAAGTAAAGAAAAGTGGAATTTGTGTATAGGGATAGTCAAAGGATTGGGTTATGAGTTGTGCCTGCTACTGTTGATTCTGGGCTCCTTGTGATGTATGATTGGTGTTTGTTGTATGTTGCCTCTAGCCATCATATTGTTATTCTAGAATCCCTTTGTGTTTAAACCCCTTCACCGCAAATATATTCAACTACATCTACCTTCTGATTTTCTAGGTTacccacacacacacagagattATCCTTTATAGAATAACTAActaatttcaattaattatcAAGTAAAAGGTGATAACGCAATCCTATCAATATTAAGTCAAAGATCCAATGTAGTGTTGGCAACCAAATTGATAATTACTTTGTTAGTTAAGACGACAAACCAATACTAGCATTTAATGTTTATGGAAAGAAAACAATTCAAAAATTGTTTCATTTTCAAGTCTGGACCAAGAAGTGACAGGTAAGTTTTGGGCTGAATTAGGGTCCAAGTATTAAAATCTAAACCGATTCTGATTTCATCTGTATAAGTCCATGGCAATTTGAAGTGATACTATTTCATTTCTACTCaaacaattttcaaaaaaaaatatcagaaGGTTTCACTTTTAATGATAATTTTTATGATCAAACTAACTATTGTTTGTAAACCTTTGTGTTGAATTCGAATCAAAAGACATTTTCTAATTAAATACTCCTAGTAAAAATAAGTATCATTTTAGAAATTGAACACATGTTGATTGTCATGTGAACAATGTCCgcaataattatattttctgtTAGAGATAAAAAGAGCGAAACTACACAGTTACAATTTTTGGCCACAAAAGTACTCAAAAAGTGGGACCATTAAAAATATTGCCTAAATAATTGTAGTAGTATTTGCATGTGACATTCGTCTAAATTTCTTTGTTGCTTTATACCTATACATCAATTTGGGGTTCGCTATCCACCCTTAATGGCTCTtgtcattttattttccaaCAACCTTTCAAAATAAGTCATTTTCATTGCCGATAGCCAGTATAATCCGGCCCCCTACAACTTGTTCActcaaattttcttaaattatactagtactaattcATATTCAACTTATGTTACTTGTGCAATGATATTCCGTTCATCTCTCATTTACTAATATACAAGAACAAATTTTACAAGTGATAAAGTTTGgcaagaaatttttttaaaataaaaagtggaGAATGAATTCATGTGAGCACATGTGAGAAATGGGTCCATTGCAAAAACAGTATGTAATGTATAACAGAATCATTGTATTCATCTAAATTTCTCAGACATCCTGGACCCTGCATATCTCACTGTTACCTACGTAAGCTTTGAATCTTTACCAAAAGatatattgttattattattttgtactATAGTATTCTATTTACTGGTAAACACACACCTCCAACTAAAGAAAAGGTAATGcgcttctttttatttttgttaatgcTGTTTTACATCATATATCTGTCATTCTTAGCCTATGCATGCATATTCACATTTAAGTATCATCACTCTTTAGCTACATTTTTAGGTGTGTTGGTTGGAATATTGTACCGAGTTTCTATATCTATATTGAGgaagaaatatattttttctagggtaatttatttgtaattttataaaattttgctGAATTTTTCACGCCAACTTTAAAATCCGCCTGTAAACTAGTATTAAACTATTGATTTCTTCTGATTTTGCAATCAATCAAGGTGTCGGTGTTTACGAAGCTTGATGGCTTACTTACGTGACATTCTTGGTCGTTAACCAAAACGACGTCATGTTTTAATCAACGAAACAATATCGTATTATACtagttttaattatttcatttgtcGAATTATGGTTTAAATTCAACCATATTAGCGTCAAAATCTTAATTGGCTGCAAAATCGGGACATTAATTGTAATAATCTATAAGTGGATTTAAAATTGATATGCAAAATATTAGTAGAAAGTTAAAAGAGAGATACTTTTTCAGTTGTAGTAggtattagttttttttttttacaattcaCGAGAAACCCTCTTCCTTATCGAAATATTTCTTGAATTTATATCGATTCAAAATATCTGTATATTTCCAATTTGGAGGACTTTATGCTGTAATTGATATTTTGGCATAATTGGGtttataataattatccaaataacaataaatcatcatcattattaatGATACGAAACGTCAATATTTGCATTCCAAATTGGCCATGTGCTGGTTTGACATATAATCCTCTTTCACTAGCAATGGAGCCGTCAACACTTCTAATAATAGACTTGGTTGAAAGGGCCAGTTGTTATCCACCATtcacgaaaaataaaaaataaaaaaatatttgccATTATCTTTATAACTAACTTAAAAGAATTTCTTCTTTCCTTCTCTCATATTTATTTTTCGGCAAAAAGATGAAAACGATGTTAAGAGTTTGTAAAAGACCATTTTATATGTAGAGGCACGGCATTGATGCGTAATCCATTTCAATCGAATTAAATTctaattacaaataataaattttcattATGGACTATTGGTGAATTTTAGTTAATGTTCATTTGAAAGTGTACATGCTCAATTCACGTGCAAATCATTTCAAAAAGTGTTGTGGCCGAAACGACAAGTCATGTCTTgaattatatagtagtagtagtttaaattataaaattgaggTAGTTAATTAACGCTTTGTAACAGAAAACGATCGTTCAGGCAAATTTTAATCATGGCAGACAATGGTAAATACTGCACTATCTAGAGTTTATCTTTGTCGCACGAAAAGGTTTGCGAAATATTTACacttttgtattttgtttttggcaACTAacgatttttatttatatttttggaaaGTGATTTGTGTTTAACTTTTGATTTATTTTGCGGTTgtatatcaaaatcaaaatcttgaGTAGTTCTTTGACTGGGAAAATGTATTAAATGCATGTTTGATGTGATCTACATGGGAAAATATCATCCGTAAAACTAAAAGTATTTCGATGTTAAGGAAAAAATATGTTCATGATACGTAAAAACTTAACGCTTCCAAGTATTGAACTGAATTTGACCCAAATGTTAAAccgatttttttattgattataCAATTTggatactccctccgttaccTCATAGTTGAGGCAACTTTTTGACACGAAGTTTAAAAAAGAGATGtcgaatgtgttaaataaatagataaaaagtaagagaatgaagaaagtagagagaataaagtaaaaagtgaataaagtaagatagagtaaAGGGAGTAAGAAATAGAAACATGTtattatatatggaaatgactcaactataagaGAATTtctcgaaatggaaaaatgactcaattattaGAGAATGAAGGGAGTACTAGTTTATCCATCCTACATAGTAATTTTGAATGTGGTGAGATCTTGTGATTCTATTCCATTTAGACCATCCCCAACCGTACTCATAGttaagagcacggttgtggatctggtctcacttttatttttttttttttttgcgctTTTAGATAAGACACAACACCCCTAaccgtgctcttagctaaggcACACTCATGCCATCTAATTATTTAGTAAACAAATACACCATAATcgtatcaaattttaattaatggtTACTACATAATTAATCCTATTATGGGCATTCATTTATATAAGTTTATCACTACCCTTTGAGTAACATCTTAATAAGCAATTAATGTTTTAAGTGGTCCAATCGAAGAAATTTAACCATATGAGTGGAATTAAAAATGTATTCATTTAATTAACCTTTTAAATCTTCATgaccaaaaacaaaaaaaatgttgataAAATGTGGATAGTTGATGATCTCCCTTTTCCTTTTAACTACACTATTTTCACTACTATCTCTTGTTTGCTTTTTTAGGGAAAGAGGTTTATTTCCTACTTTTTGCCTCAACAAATTACTCGGATGAATCGATAAAATGTTTGAGGTCTACGAACAAGTAATGTTACTTTTATACTCTCCCTCTTTCTTATAGAAATCCAAGATGTTTGGTGTTTTTGAGATAAGTTTAATGGTTACACGGGTGTTCTATAATATTTTCCTCTTCCATTTTACGTGTAAAATGTACTACTATAAGACAtgtaaactaaaaaaatttactattttttattaatagcTAAGGCACTCATTAAATTGTGTTCTTATGGATACTATTAAGCTATGGATTCATACTaagtactcactccgtccccaaagagtataaattttaggttcggcacgggttttaatatatAGGGGGAAAAgtaagagggagagagaaaaagggtAGTGGAAATAATGTGAGTGGAAAATATAGTCCATATTATTATAATGGTATAAGTGTTAATGcaaatggtataagttgtaaataaaatgatgtgtaggggtagtatgttgtttgaattttttaaatttagaaagttcatactctttaggaacggacgaaaaagaaaatagttcatactcttgGGGAAGGGGGGAGtattaaatttcaattatgtGACGAGGAAACTTGTGGTTGTTACTTACTTTGTTACTGGACTGTGTCTATGTAAAACTCAATcttaaaacaaaacataaaaccaAAATACGGAGGTCCTTTTAAATATAACGGAGGTCATTGTAAGTtagttttaggtcattttaaAAAGAAGACTTAAAATAatctaaaattttcaaattcaaattttataaaatgaaataaaaaactaaCTAATAATAACATTCATATAAGATGTTTGCTCTTTTAAATCTCCAGGTTAATATAATTATGTGATGGATAGAGCTCACAATCTTCTTTAATAGAGGTCGATGGATGTCCGCAAATTTCGACCACCATTTGAATAATAGGCCAACATTCCTGGTGTgaacgtctccaacctcaagccCACCTTGGTCAACTCGTTTCTGGATGCACCCATCTAGATAATGTATTACCACATCCTTTGGTAATTTCAATAGTATATGATTTACATTGAAAGGTTTTGGACTGCCTTAATTAGGACCAATCTGTCGGCTAGTGTTTGCATTCCACAACGCAAGTCTCTTCTTCATTTTATTAAGGATGAGTTTCAAGTTTGACTTTATTTTGAACACTTTTTTGTTCAGTTTTCTTCATCCACCAAATCATATTGTTATCGATTCGGAAGATATTTATCCTCCATCCCAATGTCAGGCGATTCGAGTTATCATGGAATAGATAGCCATTGATTctcttaaaaagaaaaaaaaagagtaaactATAAAAATGTTCCCTTAATTAAGGGTTTATTTCACCAATAGTCCCTGAACTTTAAAACTATTTCCAGTAGTCCATGAACTAAGGTTTATTTTAAAATCGGTCCTTTTACATTTTTTCACCTGAAAATGCCCTTATGGGGGCTGGTAATTTCGTCTTTACacaatttttactttttcaatctgatattatttcaatgatatttgatattatttcaaaattatcttcttcttctctttgatattatttcaaaactttgtttctttatttcaatatcagatttaatttataaaagtaaatttaaatttagatttttaaataccaataaattgttttgaattaaaatattaattatgtattctattataaaaaaagtttTGTGTGAATTGGTTGTATAGTTTTgtttctatatatataattgtgAGTCAAGAaagaatacataaattaataattttaattaaaataatatattgatatttaaaaatataaattttaaatttaattttataaaattaaatctgaAGTATGTcaagggaagaagaagataattttgaaataatatcagatgtAGTAAATCATTGaaatattgaaaaaattaaaattgtgtaaAGGCGATTGCCTAGGCCccaaaagggcatttttgggTGAAAATAGTGAAAAAATATCGATTTTGAATAAACCCTTAGTTCGAGGACTAACAGAGATATTTTTAAAGCTCATGGACTACTGATAAAATAAACCCTTAGTTCAGGACTATTTTTATAGTTTACTTAAGAAAAAAACATTTGGTTGGCGATGAAAGCTCCGTTAAGAATGGTCTTTCCTTAACGAAGGCTGGTTGTATATTTTTT from Salvia splendens isolate huo1 chromosome 4, SspV2, whole genome shotgun sequence encodes the following:
- the LOC121801189 gene encoding uncharacterized protein LOC121801189 → MNHQFLVSDGIGPYLSSPAGISPSQQWTPPAIQEIGTDDYGASGRDVTWRPLSFSPTMEGTSAARDGGGSTSSRSDSSCDYESMVKSHTLHRNRRCFMSKAIHPLSLPSERCARESSSIASAGLAEFDPMTPQRDRHHLSSTSGSIDFTEAPETFECDQSNRSRSPADCFRCGLCERFLSQRSPWSSRRIVKSGDMPVAGVLSCRHVFHAECLDQTTPKACKSDPPCPICIKIDEGNSPDQRLFSKLRNTFPRLRPFSEGAPSKQWGCVQAGDCVEGAFHTPSRSTLLSLNRNQLRKNLSLKGNAGRLSKSGSFSPQIFTASGEHGSAGSSKTIGGSSFK